The following proteins come from a genomic window of Pelotomaculum isophthalicicum JI:
- a CDS encoding helix-turn-helix transcriptional regulator, which translates to MSDKAREREKQIKKLQQNLSSIRKIAGWTAEVLGDKIGVTKQTISNLENQKTPMNFTQYIAIRSVIDAEIENNKDNEVLPKVVALLLDSDDELDEDDYSKVQDVVGTVAATAAGGTPTAKLDSVFDILIKSIPFVVPVIGAIIGGSTSWSKKLLK; encoded by the coding sequence GTGTCTGACAAAGCAAGGGAACGAGAGAAACAAATTAAGAAATTACAACAAAACCTGTCTTCAATAAGAAAAATTGCAGGTTGGACAGCTGAGGTCTTGGGTGACAAAATTGGGGTGACAAAACAAACCATCAGCAATCTTGAAAACCAAAAGACACCGATGAATTTTACCCAATATATTGCTATCCGCTCTGTTATTGATGCTGAAATTGAAAACAACAAAGATAACGAGGTTCTTCCGAAAGTCGTGGCACTTTTGCTGGATAGCGACGATGAACTTGATGAGGACGATTACTCAAAGGTTCAAGACGTTGTGGGAACGGTTGCTGCAACTGCTGCCGGAGGAACGCCAACGGCAAAACTCGACAGTGTTTTCGATATACTCATTAAGTCTATTCCCTTTGTGGTTCCCGTCATTGGGGCTATAATCGGCGGTTCGACCAGCTGGTCAAAGAAACTACTGAAATAA